CTCTATAGGACATGATTATCTTACAACCATACCACACATGTTAACAGTTACTTCTTCATGTGTCCTATTTTAGACTTccaatacaatatttttacacgCCCAAAATTTATTACTGAATGAAACAAAAAGACAGAAATATGACATTACCACCTAATTCCCCACACGGCACCGTAAAATATCATCTAAACTATAATCACAAGCTAAGCAGGCCACAGATAAGGATTAACAGGTGACTGCAGTTTCAATTATAAGTTAACAAGTTGAATAGTGACAGAAGAAAACTTACTTATCCTTGTACAGACTAAAGAGACCAGGAGCATGAATGAGGTCATATGTTCGTGGATATGTGGAAAAGGCTTCACACCTGGGTGAAAAATGAACCGAAGAAAGATCTTTAACAAAACTGACTGCTAAAAATTCACAAACTATGGTTAATCACAATTCAATACAAAAAAAGCACATGATATAGCATCATCAGCAAACAACTTCACATGATATTATATTACAGCTATTTTGAGAATTATTAAATGATAGTATATGAAAATAGTCATAAAATGTATTTCAATAATTCAGATTAAGAGCAGACACGAATAAAATGGGATAAAATTATGAAACCATACCAATCATGATAGATGCCAATTAGTCCTCGTTCATATATCACACCCAGTGTATTTGTCTCAGCTATAGTAGGCACAACATTCATGACCCATAACTTTGAAGAATGGATAGCAGCAGCAAAACTACCCAATCCGGCATTCATATCCATAATATTACGGTACCTTCCCGAGTCCAACAGTCTATTAGTTTTCTTGTACGCATTTACATGCTTTTTCCACTTTTTGTTGTCATCCTGGTATGTCTCGGAGGAAACTCCAGGAACTGAGCCACTTGCAATTCTTGGAGGAATGGCATAAAGCCTGCTTGGAAATGGTTTAAGATTCCCACCAGAAACTTCAGGACTTGGAGTAATGCAGGCCTCCATTTTCTTATACCTATAGCCACAGAACAAAGCCATTCTAACTCAGTACACCACTTAATTTCAGAACAAAGTTAAGCAGTGCTCACATTTAAAGGACAGAACTATATGTATAAATATCAGCTTTTTATCCCATCAATTTAGGTTTTATGCATAAATGTACATGTATGTTTGTTTTCATGACTGGTAGAAAAAAGTAAAGGGAATATCAAAACTAAAccattaaaatctaaaattataaaactaaaaaatgtagCAAACATACCAGACGTCATCGGCATCTGAGGACTTGCAAAATTCCACACTGTCATCATCTTGTCTCCTCTGACATGATTCAGAGTCTACAACCTTTTGCCAAATGGCTATTTCAGCCTTCTCCGACCTCTTCACCCAGCAAAGTTTCTTAGCAATCTCTTCAATCTTTCCTTGTTCTTTCTCGAGGTCTTCCTTAGGTCTCTGCCAGGCTTTGTAGTTAACCTTCCAATTGATTGGAGGACCCGAGAGCACCCAATAACCACCAGGTCTTAGAACACGATCAACTTCCATCATATATATCCCATCTGCAAATGAATAGCCCAAAATGCAGTTTTAAACAGTTGGTAACTCAAATAAAACAATGCAAGTTCAAAAATCAATCAGAAGCAGGAGAAAAAAGAATGGGAAAGCAGGGCCATGGTTTCTTATTTACAACAAGtagattatatattaaaagatagtATTTAATGTGAAGTTCTTACTATTTGCTCCCCAAGGTATCAAACAGCGAGAACAATGAGCCATGTCAAAGGCTCTTGATGGATAGGGCAACTTTATGCTCCCCAAAACGCCAATGACAGCAGGGACACCTCTTTCAAGAGCAAACTGAACTTGTGCTTCATGATTATCCCTTGGTGCAAACGACATGGCAATAACATTTCTGCTCCAAAGATATGCACCCCAGCTGGCAACCTGAGCAAACAACCTGACATAAGAATACATATCCAAAAAGTAATAATGCAGGCATGCAGCTATAACATTAAAATGTACAAGAACAGCCAAGGAGATGAAAAATTCATcaggaatttgagatgaaaaatATACCCCACAACCGGTGTCTAGCGCTGTCCTCACTGTCCCATTAGTTATAGGTATCACAGACGcaatttgattaatatatttatcagCACCTTGAGGAAACTGTGTTCCACCACCAGGAAACTTGAACACATTTCCCTCATATTGGATCCAATTCTGAATAGCCTTCTCTACTGTAAGGCTCTTGTAGGGAGCATTAGCAAATGGAACATAGTCACGGCTCTTCGGCCAAGGAAATGGAGTAACATACCCCTTGGGTGCAGGGATCATACACTTTAACTTCTCTTCCTCTCGGGGGCAGTGTCTCTCTCTATAGATCATGTTTTCTCTAGGAAAGGTCATGGCACGCTTTTGATGCTGACAGGGAGTGTAATCAGTATAGCGAGCAGCACATGGTTTAAATGCCTTAGGCTTTGATTCTGCTTCATCAATTTCACCAACTTCTCCACCATGGTGGGAGTCAAAACTTAAATTTGGAACTATATCACATTCTGCATTAGTCTTGGTAATTTCCAAAGCTATGCTATCTCCCTTTCCAAAACCACTTCTCTGCCACGCTCCTAATATATAGAAGAAACAGCACAGACCAACTACTATGACGATCTGTACAGAGCTTCTAGTCCTACCATCAGCTGAACTTGTTTTGGCCATTTAGAACCTGAAAAGGGTCAATTCTTATTCAGAACAGCAATACCAAGGCTGTAATCCACAACAACCACTAAATATCTAGCATAAAAATCTCATGTcaaaattagataaattttgCTTCTAATGAAGATAACAGACACGTTGCAAGTTTATGATGCAATCATACACAGgaaaaaaatatgcaactaCTGATCTTCAACTCATCGGTTATCACTTAACTAACATTGAAGGTAAGAAACTTCCAATCACACCAATCAACAAAACCAAGCCACTTTCAATCAGTGCCCTGAAGAAATTATTAACTAGTCAGTAATACACAGTGACAGttgttaaaaaggaaaagacgAGAGAGTTTAAAAGTGAGCTCCAGATCTGTTCAGCAGTGTGAAGCTTAAGCTCCATAAATTTCACTTCTTTCTCTTGGCTCTCTAATAAGGAAATAGAAGCATTTacacaacaccaacaacaacaccaacttaaaagaaaaaacatacagACATCTTAACTAACCCAGAAGGCGAAAGGAACACGAACTCCTACAACATACTCTGAAGGAAACCACCAAATTAAGAGCTATACATGAATACCCACttaaacaaagtaaacaaaaacaaCTTCAGCTACATAATGAAACATAAAAGACTCAACCTTAGATCCCAAGAAGAAAGAAAGCGAATTCGAAAAGACAAGGACAATAAgtagaagaaaggaagaaaatttaGCTGAAAGAAGTTAAGATCTCTTACTGAGCATATGAAAATGGGGAAGAACAGTCAGTAGTTTGGAGATCTGGAATTCCAAAGAGAGAAGAGTAAAGGAAAGAggaaaattttgagaaatgttttctttttctaagcaatcaaacaaaacaatgaATTTCGTACATGCTGCACCGAAGAAAGAGTGGGAAAGAGAGAGCAATAAAAACCTACTACGGCTAGAAATGCTAGTATAAACTTAAAACATATGACTATACAAAAGTCGACCTTTGTGAATTCTGGTAAAGATGTTTTTAGTATTATGTAAACTCTGTAAGAGGTCTTAATATTACATGCAGtcaaaaacaaacatacaagGAAAAGTGGgaaaattataaagataaagCTTCCAATCCCTTCTCTGTCATCTGCTGCTAAATTATGAGATTGTGtacacttttactttatttcattttatatctttatttttcagaGATTATTAGTAAATCTTACCCACCAATTCCTTATCCTTCTTCTGTGATTCTTAAAATACAAGTCTATCATGtcctaattaaatattaaataataagaaataaacaGGGAATAAGTTAATTCATACATATTGCAAGAGTtgcttcaaaataaaataaaaagtagttgaaAGTTGGAAATagttaaagtaattaattaaactaaaattggtagataaatttaattattaaataataaaattatgtgatctgcttttaattttactttatgaCAAAAAAGTATATACCTTTAGATCAACATagtttaagtgttttaattcattttactctctcttatactttttttttatcaaagatttgaaataatataaaaattaaagtatataattttaaaataaaggagatagcaaataaaaaaaagaggtttgtcagtttttttattattattttagctAAACAATCAAATGGAAAATTTTAACTTTgcagttattttaattaaagtgtgTGTTAGTCGAATATTCCTTTAACATTatgtttttacttgttttttatgattttttattaattaattttctttaaaaattttttaaaattaaatattttaataattaaatattttgtattaaacaTATTAGTTGCATCTAggtgaatttaatttaattttttattttacttgtttgagttataatatttatctttaaagattctttaaaattaattaatttttaaaaaatattcttggAATAATTTTATCtccttttaaaagatatttttttgcACTATTCGAATGTGTAGAAAATTTGCAATCTCCCAGTAACATTAccaaaaattatcattaaatatgttttatttgctGAAAAAGTTCAGAAGAGATTCATAGACAGCTATAATTGGTGTATGTTTGAAATAGTGGGgctgtttttatttcctcttcttTGTTTTATGCACTGTCttgatcaaaattaatataagagtACAGTTATTAATTTCCAAtgtaagtttaattaaaaaggGTAATTTTATTGGTCCCAAAGCTTGATATGTCATTTCtcaataattaaactttttggaGTGACTAAAATATCGTACAAAAACTCTAAGATTTTGTTCcaaatgtaaaaatgttgtACTAAGATTTTGTTAGTcaataatgtattaaaaaaaatacaaataaaactagtaaaatctatataaaatataaaaaatcaacaaaattattttatggtttatATTTGTTAAAGTGACTAacattagttaaaaaatatttaatatcaaaagcAATAAAGTTGTTATTTTGTTACATAAATGTATGTGTATTGTCCTAATCCTAGGTTTAGTTTccaaattaagaaattaaaatcttaaaagttagttgaagtAGAGCAAGAGACAAGTGTGATGCAATAGGTACAGAAATCGAGGTTGTATGTCTTTATTTATTGACAGGAGAGTACCAGGTATAGAACACTTTATGCTACCACAATAATACAAGCATTTATTGCAAAGTAAATTTTACTTAatctaaaaaaagaataagatcAAGCTATAATTTCAGGATAAATTTTGCATAGAAAGTTATCAAATTTATATGTCATAgtaattattatatgaatagTGTTAGTCCAAGAGATTAACttattttgacattttaattattttgtcataAAGAATTATATTGACAACAACCAATCtagaataactttttttctctcttcaggtttttttttttatttaatcctttgtttttctttattgattaCATTTTGTAAGGATGTTTTaggaaaataattgtttatttgtaCTATGACTTAGGGTTTAAGTAGCCACCGACAAGAGAAGAAAGtgaaatgataatattttatggtAAAAGGACAAAAACACAGATTTGTGTGTGAGAGGGCCATTGCTTCAATTATTTAttccatattttttattcttatctatataaagaattgtttttatttactcACAAAGTCCCAAATCATCATCTATagaacaaaaggaaaatatagTGTAATCACAACTTTCAGATTAGGTGTGTTAGCGGATAGTggtaaatttatattattttacctAAGGGCTAATAGACATTATGTTTGCACATTTTTTGGTAAAATATaacaatgttttaatttttctcaattgtaataaaaattgaataaaagtattttgaattttttttatgagtggttaaattatgtataaaacTCACGTGTAAGCcttctgtaattttttttttgggttttttttttcttttatcattctcgtctttcttttttttttcaattttcatctataatttcttttttttttctcttttttctcaatttttatctataatttcttttttttaaaattaaattgcatCAAGATGATATTAGGaagtaaaatatttgttagtcaaataaaagatatatattattagtttggctttctataattttttttttggatttctttttcttttatcataactttcttgtctctcttctttctcaattttcatctataattttttatttttaaattaaattgcatCAAGATGATATTAGGaagtaaaatatttgttagtcaaacaaaagatatatattatcAGTTTGAccttctctaattttttttcttgggtttctttctcttttatcataactttcttgtctctcttctttctcaattttcatctataatttcttttttttttctcttctttctcaattttcatttataatttcttttttttctcttctttctcaattttcatctataattttttttttaaaattaaattgcatCAAGATGATATTAGGaagtaaaatatttgttagtcaaacaaaagatatatattatcagtttctattttttgttaatattgtcACACATATGCTTTGTATATAAACCTTATTTTTAGCTTTCAATGATATAGTTGAGATACGATTCAATATTGTGATCATGTTGTCTcttatgtttagtttttttttctttgttatgtgtcaatatgttaaatttattgttatattgGTTTAACATGACATCAAGAGCAAGGTTGTCAAAGTCAATCTTGGGAGGGAAATGAGAATTTCTCATATTTGTTGTTAGCATTTAGGTGAGCCTTGGTGTGAAAAGTGTGTGGCTATATCTCCTCAGTGTTGAGCAATCTTAAAAATACCAAAGAAGAGTTGAATGTATCAAGATTTGCAAAGCTCTTGGATTTACAAGTTTAAGATAGCTTGTAAATGAGAGTATCATTGAAGGTGCATTGCCGGTTTTGATGATTACAAGATAAAGATATtagttgttttttgttttcaagaaGTAATAGATGTGGTGATAAGTAGGATTAAAGATCATGGGAACAAAAAGCTATAGAAAAAGCCAAGAAGCAATTCAAAAATCTTTAAAAGTTAGGAATAGGAAGGGGTTGAAGGAGGCCTGTAGGCAAAGATTGGCTGACTTTTGTTTGTTGACATATGACACattctttgataaattttcGGATATCCTCCCTCATTCTTGGGCTAGTAAAACTGGGCTCCTATTCTGGTAGTGGTTCTAGTGGTACCAACATGTTCACCCACCTTAGATGTATGAAATTGAGCCAAGATCATGTTGATTAATGTCTGGTCATGAGGCACCATAATTTTCCCCTTCTTTACAATGACATCTTTGTGCAAAGTATAGTCTTCAAATTTGCATGCGATTTTAACACAattccattatatatataataatgttgCATCATTTTGTGTTGCATCAGCCACAAGTTTTAACCAAGAGTTCACCGTTTTCTGACCATGCCATAGCAAGGCTTCTGGATAAAACATTTGCAGGTATATTGTCTTTCCCTAGAGAGTATTGGATAGTGAAATCATATCCAAGGAATTTAGGAAGCTATTGTAGTTGGGCAGGAGTCTGTAATGTTTGATCCAGCAGCTCTTTCAAACTTTTCTAATCTGCTTTAAGGATGAACTTGTGGCCTAAAAGATAATGTCGGAACTTGGCCAATGATTCAGTAATGGCATAGAACTCTCTTGTGTAggcttatttttttttgcattcgAGGAGACAATTTCTAGGAGAAATATGCTATTGCATGTTTGTGCTGACTTAAAACAGCTCCTATTCTAGATCCCGATGTATCAATTTCCAAAACAAATGGTTCAAGAAAGTTAGGAATGGCTAGCACAGGTACAATATTTAAAGTTGTATTTAAAGTTGTAAACGCTTACTCAGTGGTATCAGTCCATTTAAAAGCCTCTTTCTTCAATAAATCTGTTAAGGGAGCATCAATATTGGCATAACCCTTTATAAAGCACCTGCAATAACTAGTCAATCCCAAAAATCCGCTTAACTGTTTCAAATTTGAAGGTGTAGTCTAGTTCCTTACCGCTTCTAACTTTTCAATATCCATAGCCACACACCATCACCAGATAATGTATGACCCAAGTAGTTTATCTATTGGACTCCAAAAGTACATTTAGAAAATTTTGCAAAGAGATGATTATCCTTGAGAATGGTGAGCACTCTTTCAAGGTGTTGCAAGTGATCCTTCCAGTTTACGTTGTACACTAGTATGTCATCAAAAAATACTAGTACAAAGCATCTCAACAAGCCTGTAAATATCTGATTCATGGGACTTTGGAATGTTGTCGGCACATTGGACAGTCCAAAAGGCATGACCAACCACTCATATAGACCCTGATGTGTTCTAAATGCAATCTTGTATCTATCCTCAGGTTTCAACAGAATTTGATGGTAGCCCGATCGTAAATCCAACTTAGAAAAGTAGCAAGCTCCATAAAGCTCATCAATCAACTCATCGACTATTGGGATGGGAAAGTTGTCCTTAATAGTAATAGCATTTAAAGCCCTGTAGTCAATACATACCCTCCAAGAACCATCTTTCTTCTTGACCAAGATGATTAAAGAAGAGAAAGGACTACTGCTTGGTTGAATGATGCCTTCTTACAACATGTTTGCCACaaaccttttaatttcttctttctgACTGTGAGGATACCTATAAGGTCTAACTTTAACAGGGTTGGAGCCTTCTAACACTGGTATTTGATGGACATGAGACCTAAGTGGGGGGTAGTCCAAAAGGGTTGCTAAACATGAAACTATATGCATGCAACAAAAGTGCCAAGTTGGTGTCATTTCAATAGGAAGTTGAAGTTCAAGCAAGGGAGAAGGAATAACATCCTCTTGAACCATTTGCATACTCTACACTTTAGCTATAGCATTTGTATTGACCATTCTTCTTATGTGATGTAATTGGGCAGTATGAAGAAGGTGATCATTGTCACCTTGTAATGTACTGAATTTTCCATCCTATAAAACCTTAATTTGAAGTGTCTCATAATCTGCCAAGTGAGGCCCAATAGTTTTAAGCCAACTGGCACCCAATATGAGGTTTGCACCAGAAATTGGTAACAAAAACGCAAATAATTGAAAGACATTGCCCTGAGCGTGTAATTTTAAGTCTTGAATCAATCCTTCAGACTCCATATAATTGCCATTACCTACCATGATTTGAAACTTCGGAGCTTGAACAATTGGGAGCTTCAAGAACTTTGCCACCCGTGGCTGAAGAAAATTATCTGAGCTTCCGTCATCAATCAATACTGTGACTGACAAGGTGCCTATAAAAGCCTTGAATTTGATTGTCCCTACTCCCAAACCTCCTTTTAAAGCATTCAAGGATAGGTGATGGGCGTCCATGGTTAATGTATCTTGCTCTACTGTATCAT
This genomic stretch from Vigna radiata var. radiata cultivar VC1973A chromosome 7, Vradiata_ver6, whole genome shotgun sequence harbors:
- the LOC106768764 gene encoding probable methyltransferase PMT2, which codes for MAKTSSADGRTRSSVQIVIVVGLCCFFYILGAWQRSGFGKGDSIALEITKTNAECDIVPNLSFDSHHGGEVGEIDEAESKPKAFKPCAARYTDYTPCQHQKRAMTFPRENMIYRERHCPREEEKLKCMIPAPKGYVTPFPWPKSRDYVPFANAPYKSLTVEKAIQNWIQYEGNVFKFPGGGTQFPQGADKYINQIASVIPITNGTVRTALDTGCGVASWGAYLWSRNVIAMSFAPRDNHEAQVQFALERGVPAVIGVLGSIKLPYPSRAFDMAHCSRCLIPWGANNGIYMMEVDRVLRPGGYWVLSGPPINWKVNYKAWQRPKEDLEKEQGKIEEIAKKLCWVKRSEKAEIAIWQKVVDSESCQRRQDDDSVEFCKSSDADDVWYKKMEACITPSPEVSGGNLKPFPSRLYAIPPRIASGSVPGVSSETYQDDNKKWKKHVNAYKKTNRLLDSGRYRNIMDMNAGLGSFAAAIHSSKLWVMNVVPTIAETNTLGVIYERGLIGIYHDWCEAFSTYPRTYDLIHAPGLFSLYKDKCNAEDILLEMDRILRPEGAVIFRDEVDVLIKVKKIVGGMRWDTKMVDHEDGPLVPEKVLIAVKQYWVIGENSTST